In the bacterium genome, one interval contains:
- a CDS encoding ABC transporter ATP-binding protein produces MVGDRSATPVLEVRGLSVRYGPALTVLHGVDIEVPAGAVVALLGPNGAGKTTLLRALTGLLPFHHGRVTGGEVLLEGKPVGRANATALVRRGMAQVMEGRRIFAELTVEENLRAGAVTVRDRRQVAAVTREIFEAFPQLARRRGYQAGYLSGGEQQMLAIGRALMSSPNLLLLDEPSLGLAPRITEQIAARISAVGAAGTTVLLVEQNAAMALSISEFAYVLQAGRVAMGGPAAVLRDDPEVQKLYLGDG; encoded by the coding sequence ATGGTGGGGGACCGATCAGCGACGCCGGTGCTGGAGGTTCGCGGCCTCAGCGTGCGCTACGGCCCCGCCCTGACGGTCCTCCACGGCGTGGACATCGAGGTTCCGGCCGGTGCGGTCGTGGCCCTGCTGGGACCCAACGGCGCCGGGAAGACGACCCTGCTGCGCGCGCTCACCGGGCTGCTGCCGTTCCACCACGGCCGTGTGACCGGCGGCGAGGTACTGCTCGAGGGGAAGCCGGTGGGGCGCGCCAACGCGACCGCCCTGGTGCGGCGCGGGATGGCGCAGGTGATGGAGGGGCGGCGGATCTTCGCCGAGTTGACCGTGGAGGAGAACCTGCGGGCGGGTGCGGTCACGGTACGAGACCGCCGGCAAGTGGCGGCGGTGACCCGGGAGATCTTCGAGGCGTTCCCGCAACTGGCCCGCCGGCGCGGCTACCAGGCCGGCTACCTGTCGGGCGGTGAGCAGCAGATGCTGGCCATCGGGCGGGCATTGATGAGCTCACCGAACCTGCTGTTGCTGGACGAGCCGTCGCTCGGCCTGGCGCCGCGCATCACCGAACAGATCGCGGCGCGGATCAGCGCGGTGGGTGCGGCCGGGACCACCGTCCTGCTGGTGGAGCAGAACGCCGCGATGGCGCTGTCGATCTCCGAGTTCGCCTACGTACTGCAGGCCGGGCGGGTGGCGATGGGCGGGCCGGCCGCAGTGCTGCGCGACGACCCCGAAGTGCAGAAGCTCTACCTGGGTGATGGCTGA
- a CDS encoding branched-chain amino acid ABC transporter permease, giving the protein MSAGFLRRMLPPVDPARPAVASATAVNPLLPGAGSKLLAAAIVAGVVICPLVLDDPFWITVLGNAGTFAVAALGLSLLTGFCGQVSLGHAAFLTVGGYLVAFFGAGWGWPLPAWLALAAATGAVIGALVGPFALRFKGNYLVVVTLALIFVVTHVARNWEGFTGGFDGISTNKAPLALGGLDFGDMSAFGQRLDRQQGLFYLSWILVGISALVVRNLVRSRPGRAMQAIRDRDLAAEVIGVSNARYKIAAFAISSALASVAGAVYAVGLRFITPNEPLAELFLSIRFVAIIIVGGMGTVYGAVVGALLLGPLPELVKEFVSYLDVTVPGLGRPLVSDTVAAEPLFSTSSFSEALFGLLLVLTLLFQPRGIAGVVRSLRIRRAGRSRVAVLPQRADEESH; this is encoded by the coding sequence ATGAGCGCGGGATTCCTGCGTCGCATGCTGCCGCCGGTGGATCCGGCGCGCCCAGCGGTCGCGTCGGCGACCGCGGTCAACCCGCTGCTGCCCGGCGCGGGGTCCAAGCTGCTGGCGGCGGCGATCGTGGCGGGGGTGGTGATCTGCCCGCTGGTGCTCGACGACCCGTTCTGGATCACGGTGCTGGGCAACGCCGGCACCTTCGCGGTGGCTGCGCTGGGGCTCAGCCTGCTGACCGGCTTCTGCGGCCAGGTGTCGCTGGGCCATGCGGCGTTCCTGACGGTGGGCGGCTACCTGGTGGCCTTCTTCGGCGCCGGCTGGGGCTGGCCGCTTCCTGCCTGGCTGGCCCTGGCGGCCGCCACCGGGGCCGTCATCGGGGCGCTGGTGGGCCCGTTCGCCCTGCGATTCAAGGGCAACTACCTCGTGGTCGTGACGCTGGCGCTGATCTTCGTCGTGACTCACGTCGCCCGCAACTGGGAAGGCTTCACGGGCGGCTTCGACGGGATCTCCACCAACAAGGCGCCGCTGGCGCTCGGCGGCCTGGACTTCGGGGACATGAGCGCTTTCGGCCAGCGGCTGGACCGCCAACAGGGGCTGTTCTACCTGTCGTGGATCCTGGTGGGGATCAGCGCTCTGGTGGTGCGGAATCTGGTCCGCAGCCGCCCAGGCCGGGCCATGCAGGCCATCCGGGACCGCGACCTGGCCGCCGAGGTGATCGGGGTCAGCAACGCCCGCTACAAGATCGCCGCCTTCGCTATCTCCAGCGCCTTGGCCTCGGTGGCCGGCGCCGTCTACGCGGTGGGCCTGCGCTTCATCACCCCCAACGAGCCTCTGGCCGAACTCTTCCTGTCGATCCGCTTCGTGGCCATCATCATCGTCGGCGGCATGGGCACCGTCTACGGGGCCGTCGTGGGCGCGCTGCTGCTGGGGCCGCTGCCGGAGTTGGTGAAGGAGTTCGTGAGCTACCTGGATGTGACCGTCCCTGGCCTCGGTCGGCCGCTCGTGTCCGACACCGTGGCGGCCGAGCCGCTGTTCAGCACCTCGTCGTTCAGCGAAGCGCTGTTCGGCCTGCTGCTGGTGCTGACCCTGCTGTTCCAGCCCCGGGGCATCGCCGGCGTCGTGCGGTCGCTGCGGATCCGCCGCGCCGGGCGGTCGCGGGTTGCCGTGCTGCCGCAGCGGGCTGATGAGGAGAGTCACTGA
- a CDS encoding branched-chain amino acid ABC transporter permease: MDKFLQLLLSGVALGGIYALVALGFVVIYKASGAFNFAQGGFVTLGAYMVYQFGTDWGLPFWLALVLVMIAMAAVGMFLERLVIRPMVGKPTFTVVLITLGLLLIIEQVVRSVWTSPGLVLEVPWGNGRSQLGNVTLRHADLWTMVSGAVLLLAFFVFFRYSRTGLGMRATALDQEAAAAQGISVARSFAVSWAVAAAVAPVAGVMLVSRGGGALSPAIGFVALAAFPAMILGGLDSAGGAVLGGVLIGLAEIMSQGYLDVSWLGSNVEVVVPYVLMVLVLLWRPEGLLGTRRVERV; this comes from the coding sequence ATGGACAAGTTCCTGCAGCTGCTGCTCTCCGGCGTCGCTCTCGGCGGCATCTACGCCCTGGTGGCGCTGGGTTTCGTCGTGATCTACAAGGCGAGCGGCGCCTTCAACTTCGCCCAGGGAGGCTTCGTAACCCTCGGCGCCTACATGGTGTACCAGTTCGGCACCGACTGGGGTCTGCCATTCTGGCTGGCGCTGGTGCTGGTCATGATCGCCATGGCCGCCGTCGGGATGTTCCTGGAGCGGCTGGTGATCCGGCCCATGGTGGGCAAGCCCACCTTCACCGTGGTGCTGATCACCCTGGGTCTCCTGCTGATCATCGAGCAGGTTGTGCGCTCTGTCTGGACCAGCCCGGGGCTGGTGCTGGAGGTCCCGTGGGGCAATGGGCGCAGCCAGCTCGGCAACGTCACGCTCCGGCACGCCGATCTCTGGACCATGGTGTCGGGCGCGGTGCTGCTGTTGGCGTTCTTCGTGTTCTTCCGGTACTCCCGTACCGGCCTCGGTATGCGTGCCACCGCCCTGGACCAGGAGGCGGCCGCGGCGCAGGGCATCTCGGTGGCGCGCTCGTTCGCGGTCTCGTGGGCCGTCGCCGCGGCGGTGGCGCCGGTGGCCGGCGTCATGCTGGTCAGCCGCGGCGGCGGCGCCCTCTCGCCGGCCATCGGCTTCGTCGCTCTGGCCGCGTTCCCCGCCATGATCCTGGGCGGGCTGGACTCCGCGGGCGGTGCCGTGCTCGGCGGCGTGCTGATCGGCCTGGCCGAGATCATGTCCCAGGGTTACCTGGACGTCTCCTGGCTGGGGTCGAACGTGGAGGTGGTCGTTCCCTACGTGCTGATGGTTCTGGTGCTGCTGTGGCGCCCCGAGGGACTGCTGGGAACCCGGCGGGTGGAGCGGGTATGA
- a CDS encoding ABC transporter ATP-binding protein, giving the protein MLRVDGVSLSFGGLRALDDVSFSVRPGELVALIGPNGAGKTSLFNCISGVYRPEQGALLFEGADLVGMRPSRIAAGGVARTFQNLALFENLDIVDNLMLGRHTLMRTGLLAGAVWLGRARREEIRHRKHCAELVDFLGLGPYVGRPVGLLPYGVQKRVEIGRALAAEPRLLMLDEPVAGMTRAERSEAGALLSGIRAEMGLTMLLVEHHMHLVLEVADRVVAMNFGAVIASGAPTEVANHPAVVEAYLGAAGTNGTGGER; this is encoded by the coding sequence ATGCTGCGCGTCGACGGCGTGAGCCTTTCCTTCGGGGGGCTCCGGGCGCTGGATGACGTGTCGTTCAGCGTGCGCCCCGGCGAGCTCGTGGCGCTGATCGGCCCCAACGGGGCCGGCAAGACCTCGCTGTTCAACTGCATCAGCGGTGTGTACCGACCCGAGCAGGGCGCCTTGCTCTTCGAGGGGGCCGACCTGGTCGGCATGCGTCCCTCTCGCATCGCCGCGGGAGGCGTCGCCCGCACCTTCCAGAACCTGGCGCTGTTCGAGAACCTCGACATCGTCGACAACCTCATGCTCGGTCGCCACACGCTCATGCGAACGGGTCTGCTGGCGGGTGCGGTGTGGCTCGGCCGGGCGCGCCGCGAGGAGATCCGGCACCGCAAGCACTGTGCCGAACTGGTGGACTTCCTCGGCCTCGGCCCCTATGTGGGTCGCCCGGTGGGTCTGCTGCCCTACGGCGTGCAGAAGCGCGTCGAGATCGGCCGTGCCCTGGCCGCAGAGCCGCGGCTGTTGATGCTCGACGAGCCGGTGGCGGGCATGACCCGGGCCGAACGCAGCGAGGCCGGCGCGCTGCTGAGCGGCATCCGGGCCGAGATGGGACTCACCATGCTGCTGGTGGAGCACCACATGCACCTGGTGCTGGAGGTGGCCGACCGGGTAGTGGCCATGAACTTCGGCGCCGTGATCGCCTCCGGCGCCCCCACCGAGGTGGCGAACCATCCCGCGGTGGTGGAGGCCTACCTCGGCGCCGCCGGTACGAACGGGACCGGTGGGGAGCGTTGA